A region from the Cellvibrio sp. PSBB006 genome encodes:
- a CDS encoding LapD/MoxY N-terminal periplasmic domain-containing protein, protein MSLIKQLWLAILAILLLALGGSFAISMMSAKAYLEAQLHLKNIDNATVLALSMTQMEKDPVTLELLISAQFDSGHYQHIALVDPGNQVMIERHYEGDTTPAIPAWFTHLVSLDAPPGVAQVQDGWQQYGTLIVESHSRFAWQALWEGTLDLLQWFLLVALGCGLIGTFILKYISRPLDLVVQQAEAIGERRFVTSTEPRTTEFRRLVRAMNSLSDNVKTLLEKETRQLHILQQASQQDSLTGLANRAHFLNLLDSQLTREDAETQGTLIILRVTELAALNHQMGHNSVDQFLRAIADCLLAFGQQLSHSHVGRLNGSDFILLVPGHLNAEKIASDLAQHLAKVLTGHSLQHISLPVAACRYTANESRTVLMNKLDGALAQAEIKGSHAVVTLQQDSTSRHPTLNEWRSAILQALAAEQLELASFPVKQVDGSILHFEAPMRLQLDGQLQPAGYFVHWATRSGLMPRIDLAVIRMALHQLRHMQLPLAVNVSAESLCDAEFRTQLLELLHKQSTQAQDLWLDFPESCALRYAAEFRAFNAQLRPFGCKTGLEHVGAEFSRIRELQDMGIHYIKVDSAIVRDIHDNNGNQQFLHNLNKIGHSLGCVMIAEGVISDEEKAVLFKLEIDAVTGPGV, encoded by the coding sequence ATGTCCCTGATTAAACAATTATGGCTGGCTATTCTTGCCATATTATTACTGGCATTGGGTGGCAGTTTCGCCATTAGTATGATGTCGGCCAAAGCGTATCTGGAAGCGCAGCTGCACTTGAAAAACATCGACAATGCAACCGTGCTGGCATTATCCATGACGCAGATGGAGAAAGACCCCGTTACCCTGGAGCTGCTTATCTCCGCCCAGTTTGATTCGGGTCACTATCAACATATCGCCCTGGTTGATCCCGGCAACCAGGTGATGATCGAACGTCATTACGAAGGTGATACCACGCCCGCCATTCCCGCCTGGTTCACCCATCTTGTTTCACTCGACGCACCGCCGGGGGTTGCGCAAGTGCAGGACGGCTGGCAGCAGTACGGCACGCTCATCGTTGAAAGCCATTCCCGTTTTGCCTGGCAGGCACTCTGGGAGGGAACCCTTGATTTACTGCAATGGTTTCTACTCGTCGCCCTGGGTTGCGGCTTGATCGGTACCTTCATCCTGAAATACATCTCCCGCCCGCTGGACCTTGTTGTGCAACAAGCGGAAGCTATCGGTGAGCGGCGCTTTGTGACTTCCACCGAGCCGCGTACAACAGAATTTCGCCGTCTGGTGCGAGCGATGAATAGCCTGTCTGACAATGTAAAAACCTTGCTGGAAAAAGAAACCCGCCAATTACATATTTTGCAACAGGCATCGCAACAGGATTCACTCACGGGATTGGCTAACCGGGCGCACTTTTTAAATTTGCTCGACAGCCAGTTAACCCGCGAAGATGCGGAAACCCAGGGAACCTTGATCATACTGCGCGTTACTGAATTGGCCGCATTGAATCATCAAATGGGCCACAACTCGGTCGATCAATTTTTACGTGCTATCGCTGATTGCTTGCTGGCGTTCGGCCAGCAACTTTCCCATAGCCACGTCGGCAGATTAAATGGTAGCGACTTTATTTTGCTGGTGCCCGGCCACCTCAATGCGGAAAAAATCGCAAGCGATCTCGCGCAACACCTGGCGAAGGTGTTAACCGGACATTCATTGCAACATATTTCTTTGCCTGTCGCAGCCTGTCGCTACACAGCAAACGAAAGCCGCACGGTATTGATGAACAAACTGGATGGCGCCCTGGCTCAGGCAGAGATAAAAGGCAGCCACGCCGTCGTAACCTTGCAGCAGGACAGCACTTCCCGTCACCCCACACTTAACGAATGGCGCAGCGCCATTCTGCAAGCTCTCGCCGCAGAACAATTGGAGCTGGCAAGTTTTCCGGTAAAGCAGGTAGACGGATCAATCCTGCATTTCGAAGCACCCATGCGCCTTCAGCTCGACGGCCAATTACAGCCGGCAGGTTATTTTGTCCATTGGGCTACCCGTTCCGGCTTGATGCCGCGCATTGATCTGGCCGTCATCCGTATGGCGCTGCATCAACTCCGGCATATGCAATTGCCTCTGGCGGTTAACGTGTCTGCCGAATCGTTGTGTGATGCTGAATTTCGCACACAATTACTTGAACTCCTGCACAAGCAATCGACGCAGGCACAAGATTTATGGCTTGATTTCCCTGAATCCTGCGCGCTGCGCTATGCCGCTGAGTTTCGGGCATTCAACGCACAGCTGCGCCCCTTCGGTTGTAAAACAGGATTGGAACATGTGGGGGCTGAATTCAGTCGCATCCGTGAATTACAGGATATGGGGATACACTACATCAAGGTCGACAGCGCCATCGTGCGCGATATTCATGACAACAACGGCAATCAACAATTTTTACACAACCTGAATAAGATTGGTCACTCGCTAGGTTGTGTGATGATTGCCGAGGGCGTCATATCTGATGAGGAAAAGGCGGTATTATTTAAACTTGAGATTGACGCTGTAACCGGTCCGGGTGTGTAG
- a CDS encoding type I secretion system permease/ATPase: MSKTASQAMPHAPAEETLPGGSLLESLLLVARAHNLVTSRETLLAGLPLTDGQLTPALLSRAAQRAGLTTKLATRELTRLNNALFPAILLLDNQDTCLLLAIQDQRAQVVFPELGEASVWIALNELNTRYSGRAVYLRPQERIEARTAPIDKGADGHWFWGVIRRHRGLYRDVLLAAFLINLFAVAMPLFVMNVYDRVVPNHATDTLWMLAAGIVLVMCADAALRMMRGWFIDMAASRTDITLSATIMERVLGMKMTERPASIGSFASGLQAFESVRSFIGSATVVGFIDLPFVLLFTLVMGLISWPLVIPVLIGIALVLLYTAGVQHKMHQLSEQSMQASAQRNAVLVESLVGLETLKTLGAEGRMQSLWEKTTLLLSRTSVKMRMLSGSVTAGTLWIQQAVAVAIIILGVYLIIDAQLSQGALIAAYMLSSRVMAPVGQAAALLMQYHQAATALETLEAVMQKPVERPPGTSWISRPRLQGGIEFNEVSFRYPHDERDVLRSVSFKINPGEHVAILGRNGSGKTTLEKLVAGLYSPTQGAVLIDGIDARQLDPAELRRNIGYVSQDVNLFFGSLRDNIVMGAPQVDDARVLEAVRLSGLAEFVQTHPAGLAMPVGERGELLSGGQRQGVTIARAMLNDPSILLFDEPTGAMDHASEELFKRNIREYAPGKTLLVITHRTSLLELVDRIIVIDAGKIVADGSKDQVVEALRQGRIGRAS, from the coding sequence ATGAGTAAAACAGCGAGCCAAGCCATGCCTCACGCGCCAGCGGAGGAAACTCTGCCCGGTGGTTCGCTGCTCGAATCCCTGCTGCTGGTGGCGCGTGCCCATAACCTCGTCACCAGTCGCGAGACCTTGTTGGCCGGGTTGCCGCTCACCGACGGGCAGTTGACTCCCGCGCTCTTGTCCCGCGCTGCCCAGCGCGCTGGCTTGACTACCAAACTCGCTACACGCGAGCTGACCCGTCTCAATAACGCACTCTTTCCCGCCATTCTGTTGCTGGATAACCAGGACACCTGTCTGCTGCTGGCGATTCAGGATCAGCGTGCCCAGGTGGTTTTCCCCGAATTGGGCGAGGCCAGTGTGTGGATAGCGCTGAATGAATTGAATACGCGTTACAGCGGGCGCGCCGTTTACTTGCGCCCCCAGGAGCGCATTGAGGCGCGCACGGCGCCTATCGACAAAGGCGCTGATGGCCATTGGTTCTGGGGTGTGATTCGCCGGCATCGCGGGTTGTATCGCGATGTCCTGCTCGCGGCGTTTTTGATCAATCTGTTTGCGGTCGCCATGCCGCTGTTTGTGATGAACGTGTATGACCGGGTGGTACCGAATCATGCTACCGATACCCTGTGGATGCTGGCGGCGGGCATTGTCCTGGTGATGTGCGCTGATGCGGCGCTGCGGATGATGCGAGGCTGGTTTATCGATATGGCTGCCAGCCGGACAGACATTACCCTGTCCGCGACCATCATGGAGCGCGTACTGGGCATGAAGATGACCGAGCGGCCCGCCTCAATCGGTTCTTTTGCCTCGGGTTTGCAAGCCTTTGAGTCGGTGCGCAGTTTTATCGGCTCAGCCACGGTGGTCGGATTTATCGATCTGCCGTTTGTCCTGTTATTTACCCTGGTAATGGGTTTGATTTCCTGGCCACTGGTCATCCCCGTGCTGATCGGTATCGCCCTGGTGTTGCTTTACACCGCCGGCGTGCAACACAAGATGCATCAACTTTCCGAACAGAGCATGCAGGCCAGCGCGCAGCGTAATGCCGTGCTGGTGGAAAGCCTTGTTGGCCTGGAGACGCTGAAGACCCTCGGAGCAGAAGGGCGCATGCAATCCCTGTGGGAAAAAACCACGCTGCTGTTGTCGCGCACCTCGGTGAAGATGCGCATGCTTTCCGGTTCGGTCACCGCTGGTACCTTGTGGATTCAACAGGCCGTTGCGGTGGCCATTATCATCCTCGGTGTTTATCTCATCATCGATGCTCAACTCAGCCAGGGCGCGCTTATCGCGGCCTACATGCTGTCATCCCGGGTGATGGCGCCGGTAGGCCAGGCGGCGGCCTTGCTGATGCAGTATCACCAGGCAGCCACAGCCCTGGAGACATTGGAAGCAGTGATGCAAAAACCGGTGGAGCGTCCGCCGGGTACCAGCTGGATCAGCCGGCCGCGTTTGCAAGGCGGGATTGAATTTAATGAGGTGAGTTTTCGCTACCCGCATGATGAACGCGACGTTCTTCGCAGTGTGTCTTTCAAAATTAATCCCGGCGAACATGTGGCGATTTTAGGGCGCAACGGCTCCGGCAAAACAACGCTGGAAAAACTGGTGGCGGGTTTGTATTCGCCGACCCAGGGCGCTGTGTTGATTGATGGAATTGATGCCCGGCAGCTCGACCCGGCTGAATTGCGCCGCAACATAGGGTATGTATCCCAGGATGTGAATTTATTCTTCGGCTCATTGCGCGACAACATCGTGATGGGTGCGCCCCAGGTCGATGATGCGCGTGTATTGGAGGCAGTGCGGTTGAGTGGCCTGGCTGAGTTTGTGCAGACGCATCCGGCCGGTTTGGCGATGCCGGTGGGTGAGCGCGGTGAATTATTATCCGGTGGCCAACGGCAGGGCGTGACCATCGCTCGCGCCATGCTGAACGACCCGTCGATACTGTTGTTCGACGAACCTACCGGCGCGATGGATCACGCCAGCGAGGAATTATTCAAGCGCAACATACGCGAATACGCGCCGGGCAAAACTTTGCTGGTGATTACCCACCGTACCTCATTGCTGGAATTGGTTGATCGCATCATTGTGATTGACGCGGGCAAGATCGTGGCTGACGGCAGTAAGGACCAAGTGGTGGAAGCCTTGCGCCAGGGTCGTATCGGGAGAGCGTCCTGA
- a CDS encoding LuxR C-terminal-related transcriptional regulator, translated as MRHFFISPAAVHSPRWQQAFPAARLLNSPTELPPLSADDTVWLLIDDTTDSALAACVALNARVVALTRFEDAAEAQWALAEGACGYLHYLATPAVLVQVHQVVRHNGLWLGAELMRQLVLGSARRLPLGVPGLRLQDLTPRERAVAEAVAAGKNNKEVARELSITERTVKAHLSAAFEKLGVRDRLHLVLVLAGQA; from the coding sequence ATGCGCCATTTCTTTATCAGCCCCGCAGCGGTCCATTCACCGCGTTGGCAGCAGGCGTTCCCTGCTGCGCGGTTGCTGAATTCCCCTACCGAACTGCCTCCTTTATCTGCCGATGATACTGTCTGGTTGCTGATTGATGACACAACGGACTCGGCATTGGCTGCTTGTGTGGCATTGAATGCGCGGGTTGTTGCACTGACTCGCTTCGAAGATGCCGCCGAAGCGCAGTGGGCTCTCGCTGAGGGTGCATGCGGTTACCTGCATTATCTGGCCACCCCGGCCGTGTTGGTCCAGGTGCATCAGGTGGTGCGGCATAACGGCCTCTGGCTTGGCGCCGAGCTGATGCGCCAGCTGGTTCTGGGGAGCGCCAGACGTCTGCCATTGGGGGTGCCTGGACTTCGGCTACAGGATCTGACCCCCCGCGAACGGGCGGTGGCTGAAGCGGTGGCGGCAGGTAAAAACAACAAAGAAGTGGCTCGCGAGCTATCCATCACTGAACGCACGGTGAAGGCTCATCTGAGTGCAGCCTTTGAAAAACTGGGCGTGCGGGATCGGTTGCATCTGGTGCTGGTACTCGCTGGACAAGCGTAG
- a CDS encoding HlyD family type I secretion periplasmic adaptor subunit has protein sequence MTSGAAGFFTRVGRWLTKVGAPCSRVIERVYGRWLTPLNESTDWVTEADWARVQQEPLRARALLYGVALVLVVLLVWAAFASVDEVARGEGRVIPSRQLQVIQSFDGGVVEEILVHEGQVVEAGDLLLRIDPTRFISSFRESRAQYLSLQAKAERLKALTSESPFVLPSDVISEAPDVAAYEQRLFETSLQERAEQIRIAQDQQVQREEEYKEIQAKVTQTTRAYELARQELQVTKPLLASGAISEVEILRLEGEVSNADGARKQALAQLARTEAAVAEAKGKLREVELVINNKWRNELSETMSKLASLEEGSRGLADRIKYAEIRSPVRGTVQRLFVNTVGGVVQPGNQVLEMIPLDDQLLIEAKVSPKDIAFLRPGQPAIVKFTAYDFVVYGGLKGTLEHISADTITDERDNTFYLVRVRTERAGFDPALPIMPGMTTQVDILTGKKTVLAYLLKPVLRAKQNALTER, from the coding sequence ATGACGAGCGGAGCAGCAGGCTTTTTTACACGCGTGGGTCGCTGGTTGACTAAAGTCGGTGCACCTTGCAGCCGTGTGATTGAACGCGTCTACGGGCGTTGGCTGACGCCCTTGAACGAGTCAACGGATTGGGTAACGGAAGCCGACTGGGCCCGGGTCCAGCAGGAGCCGTTGCGCGCGCGGGCATTGTTATATGGCGTGGCGCTGGTGTTGGTGGTGCTGTTGGTATGGGCGGCTTTCGCCAGCGTTGATGAAGTGGCGCGGGGCGAGGGGCGGGTGATTCCGTCGCGGCAACTGCAAGTGATTCAGTCCTTCGATGGCGGTGTAGTAGAAGAGATTCTGGTTCACGAAGGCCAGGTGGTTGAAGCCGGCGATTTGTTACTGCGCATCGATCCCACCCGGTTTATCTCCAGCTTTCGCGAGAGCCGCGCGCAGTATCTTTCCTTGCAGGCCAAGGCCGAGCGCCTGAAAGCGCTCACCAGTGAGTCTCCCTTTGTATTGCCGTCGGACGTGATATCCGAGGCGCCCGACGTAGCCGCGTATGAGCAGCGCTTGTTTGAAACCAGTCTGCAGGAGCGTGCCGAGCAGATTCGCATTGCACAGGATCAACAGGTGCAACGGGAAGAGGAATACAAGGAAATCCAGGCCAAGGTCACCCAGACGACCCGCGCCTATGAACTGGCTCGGCAGGAGCTACAGGTCACCAAACCGCTACTGGCCAGTGGGGCTATATCGGAAGTGGAAATACTGCGGCTTGAGGGCGAGGTTTCCAACGCTGACGGGGCGCGTAAGCAGGCATTGGCGCAGTTGGCTCGCACAGAGGCAGCGGTGGCGGAAGCCAAGGGCAAACTGCGTGAAGTGGAACTGGTCATCAACAACAAATGGCGCAACGAGTTATCGGAAACCATGAGCAAGCTCGCCAGTCTTGAAGAGGGCAGTCGCGGCTTGGCGGATCGCATCAAGTACGCCGAGATTCGTTCGCCGGTGCGGGGCACGGTGCAGCGTTTGTTTGTCAATACCGTGGGCGGCGTGGTGCAGCCGGGCAATCAGGTGCTGGAGATGATTCCGCTGGATGACCAGTTACTGATTGAGGCCAAGGTTTCACCCAAAGACATCGCCTTCCTGCGCCCCGGACAACCGGCTATCGTGAAATTTACCGCTTACGATTTTGTGGTGTACGGCGGGTTAAAGGGCACGCTGGAACACATCAGCGCCGATACGATTACCGATGAACGCGACAATACTTTTTATCTGGTCCGCGTGCGCACCGAGCGTGCTGGCTTCGATCCGGCATTGCCGATTATGCCGGGTATGACAACCCAGGTAGACATCCTCACCGGTAAGAAGACAGTGCTTGCCTACCTGTTGAAGCCGGTACTGCGCGCTAAACAGAATGCGCTGACGGAACGCTGA
- a CDS encoding retention module-containing protein, with the protein MSNPVATVTYVKGQVWAKAPDGSLRALTLGAQVNADEVIVTADGASVELDFGDGIPVAIAGNQEVSMGRDLWDELAADADEAALEDESVQQALAVLEQGGDLLEELEDTAAGLGGGAGGGGISFVQLSRLVIDTPDVNRFEFDDNPATPAALPLQTTQAINYPPTSTDVSLQGDEDTTITGRIPASDPDGDALTYQMANQPLHGSVVLDPRSGEFVYVPAANYHGTDSFEVSITDGRGNSTSSTVTLTVTAVNDLPVTADLNLNTDEDAAVAGQIVASDLDGDTLAYSLATAPVNGSVTVDPATGAFVYTPDANFNGTDSFIVMVSDGQGGKVSSTVTIGVAALNDAPTTTDLNLNTEEDVAVSGQIMATDVDGDVLSYAVSSVPQNGVLILNAATGEFTYTPNTNYNGSDSFVVTISDGSGGTTTTSTVTVGVTPVNDDPTVTPIALDNINEDGNLIITQNDLLAGASDIDGDSLTAVNLTLASGNGTLVENGDGTWTFTPSINWNGAVDFAFDVFDGTTTVPNTASLTVLSVNDAPTTANIALTTNEDAAVSGQVTANDIDGDVLSYTTTTAPQNGVLILNAATGEFTYTPNTNYNGSDSFVVTISDGSGGTTTSTITVGVAPANDTPTVSPIALSDINEDGNLIITQNDLLAGAGDIDGDALTAVNLALTSGNGTLIENGDGTWTFTPSINWNGAVDFAFDVFDGTTTVPNTASLTVLSVNDAPTTANIALTTNEDAAVSGQVTANDIDGDVLSYTTTTAPQNGVLILNAATGEFTYTPNTNYNGSDSFEVTISDGNGGTTTSTVTVGVTPVNDAPVAVADAITTDEDTSVVVDVRANDSDIDGDSLTVVAVTQGTNGSVVIDALSGNPIYTPNSDFNGSDSFTYTISDGQGGTSTTTVNVTVNAVDDPSVLMPDWENIDEDTTLNGNVLDNDNDVDSSLTVTNFSINGTNYNAGDTATINGVGTLSMFANGDYVFTPVLNYNGSVPAVAYTTNTGLTSTLNITVDPVNDEPLATALNITTNEDVAVTDQVIATDIDGDSLSYTITSSAANGSVVIDADTGVFTYTPDADYNGSDNFVVTVTDGKGGSSTSTVDIVVAPVADAPTLSANITPVTGENVLPIPGSVGLTQNFYDNISNVDSNTATDPELVEAAVEATAPTSSNIVQDVFLPTVGVDDAYQYSGYIYLEAGSSYQLTGSRDDTLLVKIGGSIVYNAGFDQWGAINGEIREGNWSGAALEFPVTVSGYYSFEVVAYNGNEAGNLNLSISVDGAASVALSTENFYLYPDASYFSGSIAAGSFMPNGDGGYYPAETNQYTYFLLDIAASAGASGETLGLVISSVPDGVVLTDGANTFAATSLLSSVDVTSWNIEGIQVIPPSAYTGTFSLDIAASSTDDTDSTDVTNTFMFEVLSNDFNNMVASPGSDTINGSVGADAIYALNGDDTLTGAAGNDYLFGGLGADTFVWNLSDAGSPGAPAVDKVGDFNLAQGDVLHLADLLQGEESNPLTDYLHFDNDGSNTRVHISSSGGYASAGYDASATDQIVVLEGVNLSGTNTEIIAQLQNLNNLQVD; encoded by the coding sequence ATGAGTAATCCTGTTGCCACAGTCACCTATGTCAAAGGTCAAGTCTGGGCCAAGGCACCGGACGGCAGTCTGCGCGCACTGACCCTTGGTGCTCAGGTCAATGCGGATGAAGTGATTGTGACCGCCGACGGTGCCAGTGTGGAGCTGGACTTTGGTGACGGGATACCGGTCGCCATAGCCGGGAATCAGGAAGTGAGTATGGGGCGCGACCTGTGGGATGAGCTGGCCGCCGATGCCGATGAAGCTGCGCTGGAAGATGAATCTGTCCAACAGGCATTGGCCGTACTGGAACAGGGCGGTGACCTGCTTGAGGAGCTGGAAGATACCGCTGCGGGGCTGGGCGGTGGTGCAGGCGGTGGCGGGATCAGTTTTGTGCAATTGTCCCGGCTGGTGATTGATACACCGGATGTGAATCGATTTGAATTTGATGATAACCCCGCCACGCCCGCTGCGTTACCACTGCAAACAACCCAGGCTATTAACTACCCTCCGACCAGTACAGATGTCAGCCTGCAAGGCGATGAAGACACCACGATCACTGGCCGCATCCCTGCGTCTGATCCTGATGGTGATGCACTGACCTATCAGATGGCGAATCAACCTCTGCACGGTTCGGTTGTGCTCGATCCCCGTAGCGGTGAATTTGTTTATGTCCCGGCGGCTAACTACCACGGCACCGACAGCTTCGAAGTGAGTATTACCGACGGGCGCGGCAATAGCACCAGTAGCACGGTGACTTTAACCGTGACGGCGGTCAACGACCTCCCTGTTACGGCAGACCTTAATCTGAATACTGATGAAGACGCCGCCGTTGCAGGCCAGATCGTGGCCAGCGACCTGGATGGCGATACGCTGGCCTACAGTTTGGCCACCGCGCCGGTTAACGGCAGCGTTACAGTCGATCCTGCTACCGGTGCTTTTGTTTATACGCCTGATGCTAACTTCAATGGAACTGACAGCTTTATCGTCATGGTTTCTGATGGTCAGGGTGGCAAGGTTTCGAGCACGGTCACTATCGGTGTTGCAGCGCTAAATGATGCACCGACCACGACCGATTTGAATCTGAACACCGAAGAAGATGTTGCGGTTAGCGGACAAATCATGGCTACAGATGTTGATGGCGATGTGCTGAGTTATGCGGTCTCGTCTGTACCACAAAACGGTGTGCTGATATTAAATGCAGCCACCGGTGAATTTACTTACACGCCCAACACAAACTACAACGGCAGCGATAGTTTTGTGGTCACCATCAGCGATGGTAGTGGTGGCACCACCACCACCAGCACGGTCACCGTGGGCGTCACGCCTGTAAATGATGACCCAACCGTCACTCCAATTGCGCTTGATAATATCAATGAAGATGGCAATCTGATTATTACGCAAAATGATTTGTTAGCGGGCGCCAGTGATATTGATGGCGATTCATTGACGGCTGTTAATCTAACGCTCGCTTCAGGTAACGGCACGCTGGTAGAAAATGGTGACGGTACCTGGACTTTTACGCCATCAATAAATTGGAACGGCGCGGTTGATTTTGCATTCGATGTATTCGACGGAACCACCACGGTACCCAACACTGCGTCACTGACAGTACTGTCTGTGAATGATGCACCGACTACGGCCAATATTGCACTCACAACAAATGAGGATGCTGCAGTTAGCGGGCAGGTAACGGCTAATGATATTGATGGTGATGTGCTGAGTTACACCACTACCACCGCACCGCAAAACGGTGTGCTGATATTAAATGCAGCCACCGGTGAATTCACTTACACGCCCAACACAAACTACAACGGCAGCGACAGTTTTGTGGTCACCATCAGCGATGGTAGTGGTGGCACCACCACCAGCACAATTACTGTTGGTGTAGCACCTGCAAATGACACCCCGACCGTCTCTCCTATTGCGCTTAGTGACATCAACGAAGATGGCAACCTGATCATCACCCAAAATGATTTGCTGGCGGGTGCCGGTGATATTGATGGCGATGCGCTAACGGCCGTCAATCTAGCGCTCACTTCAGGTAACGGCACGCTGATAGAAAATGGTGACGGCACCTGGACTTTTACCCCATCAATAAATTGGAACGGCGCGGTTGATTTTGCATTCGATGTATTCGACGGAACCACCACCGTACCCAACACTGCGTCACTGACAGTACTGTCTGTGAATGATGCACCGACCACGGCCAATATTGCACTCACAACAAATGAGGATGCTGCAGTTAGCGGGCAAGTAACGGCTAATGATATTGATGGTGATGTACTGAGTTATACCACTACCACCGCACCGCAAAACGGTGTGCTGATATTAAATGCAGCCACCGGTGAATTTACTTACACGCCCAACACAAACTACAACGGCAGCGACAGTTTTGAAGTCACCATCAGTGATGGCAATGGTGGTACAACCACTAGCACCGTCACCGTGGGTGTAACACCTGTAAACGATGCTCCTGTTGCCGTAGCCGATGCAATCACGACAGATGAAGATACATCAGTTGTGGTTGATGTGCGCGCTAACGATAGTGATATTGACGGTGATTCGCTGACGGTTGTCGCCGTCACCCAAGGCACTAATGGCAGTGTTGTTATCGATGCGTTATCCGGCAACCCGATTTACACGCCGAATTCAGATTTCAACGGCTCTGACAGTTTTACCTACACTATTAGCGACGGACAAGGCGGTACCAGCACCACAACCGTGAACGTCACAGTCAATGCCGTTGATGATCCGAGTGTGTTGATGCCTGATTGGGAAAATATCGATGAGGACACCACGCTCAACGGCAACGTGTTGGATAACGATAATGATGTGGATTCGAGTCTGACCGTCACCAACTTCAGCATCAATGGTACAAATTATAACGCTGGCGATACCGCTACGATTAACGGTGTTGGTACATTGTCGATGTTTGCTAACGGTGACTATGTATTTACGCCGGTATTGAATTATAACGGCTCGGTACCTGCGGTTGCTTACACGACCAATACCGGTTTGACCAGCACTCTGAACATTACTGTTGATCCTGTTAATGATGAGCCGCTCGCAACTGCTTTGAATATCACCACGAACGAAGATGTTGCCGTCACCGACCAGGTAATAGCCACAGATATTGATGGTGATAGCCTTAGTTATACGATTACCTCATCTGCGGCCAACGGCAGTGTAGTTATCGATGCGGATACCGGCGTATTTACCTATACGCCCGATGCGGATTACAACGGCAGCGATAATTTTGTGGTGACGGTAACTGATGGGAAGGGTGGCAGCAGCACGAGCACAGTAGACATTGTTGTTGCACCTGTTGCGGATGCCCCGACACTATCTGCCAATATCACCCCGGTAACGGGTGAGAATGTTTTGCCTATTCCTGGAAGCGTTGGTTTGACGCAGAATTTTTATGACAATATTTCGAATGTCGACAGCAACACGGCAACCGATCCGGAACTTGTTGAAGCGGCCGTGGAAGCAACAGCACCCACATCTTCAAATATTGTTCAGGACGTTTTTCTGCCCACTGTGGGTGTTGATGATGCGTATCAATATTCTGGTTATATTTATCTCGAAGCGGGGAGCAGCTATCAGCTAACCGGTAGTCGTGACGATACCTTGCTGGTGAAAATTGGTGGCAGCATAGTCTATAACGCGGGTTTCGATCAGTGGGGCGCAATCAACGGCGAAATTCGCGAAGGTAACTGGTCTGGTGCTGCGCTTGAATTTCCTGTAACGGTATCTGGTTATTACTCATTTGAAGTTGTTGCATACAACGGTAACGAAGCCGGTAATCTCAACCTGAGCATTTCAGTCGATGGGGCTGCCTCCGTTGCGTTAAGTACTGAAAATTTTTACCTTTATCCGGATGCGAGTTACTTTTCTGGAAGTATCGCCGCAGGCTCATTCATGCCCAACGGTGATGGTGGTTACTACCCGGCTGAGACTAATCAATATACCTATTTTTTATTGGACATCGCCGCATCGGCAGGCGCCTCTGGCGAAACACTGGGTTTGGTCATCTCTTCTGTGCCGGATGGTGTTGTGTTAACGGATGGAGCCAATACTTTTGCGGCTACCTCGCTATTGAGTTCGGTAGATGTTACCAGCTGGAATATTGAGGGTATTCAGGTCATTCCACCTTCTGCCTACACAGGTACTTTTAGTCTGGATATTGCGGCAAGTTCAACGGACGACACGGATAGCACTGATGTGACCAATACATTCATGTTCGAAGTATTATCGAATGATTTTAATAATATGGTTGCTTCACCAGGCAGTGACACGATAAATGGTTCGGTGGGTGCTGATGCTATCTACGCCCTGAATGGTGACGACACCCTAACCGGCGCAGCCGGCAACGATTACCTGTTCGGCGGATTGGGAGCAGATACGTTTGTCTGGAATCTCAGTGATGCCGGTTCTCCCGGTGCGCCAGCGGTTGATAAGGTTGGCGATTTTAATCTGGCTCAGGGTGATGTATTGCATTTGGCAGATTTGCTGCAAGGCGAAGAAAGCAATCCATTGACTGATTACCTGCATTTTGACAATGATGGCAGTAATACCCGCGTGCATATCAGCAGCAGTGGTGGTTACGCCAGTGCAGGTTACGATGCGAGCGCAACCGATCAAATTGTTGTGCTGGAGGGAGTTAACCTGAGTGGCACCAATACGGAAATTATTGCGCAGTTGCAGAATTTGAATAATTTACAGGTAGACTAA